The DNA region AGCGGAGAGAATGCCGCGGCCGGCGCGGGTGCGCATGCGAGCACGGAAGCCGTGCTTCTTGGCGCGGCGGCGGGTGTTGGGCTGGTACGTGCGCTTGGTCATGGGAGGTCACTTCCGGATCAGGGTGTCCCGGCATTTCTACAACGACTGACGCTCAGACCGGGGACGTGGCTTACGGGACTGCCATCTAGGCAGAAGTCAACCGATTCAGGTTACGTTCCCCGGACCCAGAACTCAAACTGAGCCGGATCGCGGGGCATTATCCCCACCAGATTCCCATACTCCTGGAAATGACACGCCGCGCGGACCTACAGTGGAGTTTGCTCCC from Microbacterium sp. zg-B185 includes:
- the rpmH gene encoding 50S ribosomal protein L34; its protein translation is MTKRTYQPNTRRRAKKHGFRARMRTRAGRGILSARRAKGRTELSA